From one Dermacentor variabilis isolate Ectoservices chromosome 3, ASM5094787v1, whole genome shotgun sequence genomic stretch:
- the LOC142574761 gene encoding BEN domain-containing protein 5-like, with translation MITHAKVRYEDDRKLAVVSIEAIENFSPQHTKDFKSKFFYSVKWTDPDGTSDYYRARILALGESEEDFEVDSENRRRLRFERIAYSPNDESEDDLPPERPARKQHWGPNDLRQREVEASSQKLKRKKGDDFGDTRVFDLRDKVQRLEDVIEKKERKIEEVLAKNRTLEQEAKDLRQLNMRLQEKMLMMLDNKGYCGAPRHKQSFDDSVIGETQANESFERTEQSTPPLPPPASCVRKDNNMVDIGRALAINAQAWSHIQGHQKDSLFVKDLLLGIWPKDQLKNRSLQGKRCPRYPDRPAKAPLTPSKVEVMRDCYRQRLLRQGVPEHLLPAALKQLNHFVVEKLADLERLAKREKDNHDPQASHD, from the exons ATGATAACCCACGCGAAAGTGCGTTATGAGGATGACCGGAAGCTGGCTGTTGTTAGCATTGAGGCCATTGAAAACTTCAGTCCTCAGCATACAAAGGATTTCAAGTCTAAGTTCTTCTATTCTGTGAAGTGGACGGATCCTGATGGGACGTCGGATTATTACCGGGCTCGAATTCTCGCCTTGGGAG AATCTGAGGAAGACTTTGAAGTTGACAGCGAGAACCGACGGAGGCTTCGCTTTGAGCGAATCGCATATTCGCCAAACGACGAGTCGGAAGATGATCTTCCGCCAGAG CGCCCTGCAAGAAAGCAACATTGGGGACCGAA tgaCCTGAGGCAACGAGAGGTGGAGGCCTCTTCGCAAAAACTAAAGAGGAAGAAAGGAGACGATTTTGGTGACACCCGTGTTTTTGATCTCCGTGACAAGGTGCAGCGGTTAGAAGacgtaatagaaaaaaaagagaggaagataGAAGAAGTTCTAGCCAAGAACAGAACGCTTGAGCAGGAGGCAAAGGACCTTAGGCAGCTAAATATGAGGCTGCAAGAGAAAATGCTGATGATGCTCGACAACAAAG GCTACTGTGGAGCTCCACGCCATAAGCAGTCATTTGATGATTCTGTCATTGGGGAAACGCAAGCCAATGAAAGCTTCGAGAGAACTGAACAGTCCACGCCTCCACTGCCACCACCAGCCAGTTGTGTCAGAAAGGATAACAACATG GTGGACATTGGCCGTGCTTTGGCAATTAATGCACAAGCGTGGAGCCACATCCAAGGCCACCAGAAGGATTCACTCTTTGTGAAAGATCTCCTGCTGGGCATTTGGCCAAAGGACCAGTTAAAAAACCGCTCTTTACAAG GTAAGCGGTGTCCTCGATACCCAGATCGGCCTGCAAAGGCACCGCTGACACCTTCGAAGGTGGAAGTGATGCGCG ATTGTTACAGACAAAGGCTACTGCGCCAGGGTGTCCCTGAACATCTTTTGCCTGCTGCACTCAAGCAGCTGAACCATTTTGTGGTTGAGAAGCTGGCAGACCTTGAGAGGCTGGCAAAACG GGAGAAGGACAACCATGACCCTCAAGCAAGCCATGACTGA